The Apium graveolens cultivar Ventura chromosome 11, ASM990537v1, whole genome shotgun sequence genome has a window encoding:
- the LOC141696140 gene encoding uncharacterized protein LOC141696140, which produces MDDSSTTHTNQVNQINQDPSSIYYIHPSDSCTNQLVSVKFNGEGFNNWKRSMMLTLSAKNKLGFVNGTISIPEDVSSDEYKAWQRCNDLVISWILFNLDENIARSVLFLKTSRAIWRDLEERFGYASMPQISSLEQKLSELHQGQLTVSEFYTKLKTLWDSLDDAYPLPTCTCEKCSCNLTGRIQKMQQEQRVLQFLMKLNDNFSVVRGNILMMTPMLNVTQAYRLVVPEENHKEVSNQTSQNDALAFVADRRRFNENRGVLTIVQTAKSMVTVLKDVLRFMGFHLVSNLGKGK; this is translated from the exons ATGGATGATTCATCAACTACACACACAAATCAAGTTAATCAGATAAATCAAGATCCATCGAGTATATACTACATTCATCCCTCTGATTCTTGCACTAATCAGCTTGTTTCGGTCAAATTTAATGGAGAAGGTTTTAATAATTGGAAGCGGAGTATGATGTTAACTTTGTCTGCTAAGAACAAATTAGGATTTGTAAATGGCACAATTAGTATACCTGAAGATGTTTCTTCTGATGAGTATAAGGCCTGGCAACGCTGCAATGACCTTGTTATCTCCTGGATCTTGTTTAATTTGGATGAAAACATAGCTAGGAGTGTTTTGTTTCTTAAAACTTCTAGAGCTATATGGAGAGATTTAGAGGAAAGATTTGGTTATGCTTCAATGCCTCAAATCTCTTCTCTAGAACAAAAGTTATCTGAACTACATCAAGGACAACTTACTGTTTCAGAATTTTATACAAAACTCAAAACCCTATGGGATAGTTTGGATGATGCATATCCCCTGCCTACTTGCACTTGTGAGAAATGTTCCTGTAATTTGACAGGACGAATTCAGAAAATGCAACAAGAACAAAGAGTTCTTCAGTTCCTTATGAAACTGAATGATAATTTCTCAGTTGTAAGAGGAAATATCTTAATGATGACCCCAATGCTGAATGTGACACAAGCTTACAGGTTAGTAGTTCCGGAAGAAAATCATAAGGAAGTATCAAATCAGACTTCTCAGAATGATGCTTTGGCATTTGTTGCTGATAGAAGAAGGTTCAATG AAAACCGGGGAGTTCTTACTATTGTACAAACTGCAAAATCAATGGTCACAGTATTGAAAGATGTTTTAAGATTTATGGGTTTCCACCTGGTTTCAAACCTAGGGAAAGGAAAATAG
- the LOC141696142 gene encoding uncharacterized protein LOC141696142, producing MAMSKFWWKSDSSKDKSIHWMCWSRLTAAKCKGGMGFKNLRDFNTALLGNQAWRLISFPDKLLNWDPTLSYIWRSVMEAQALLVQGISCCIGNGQTVDITNSPWLPSIEDPFVHSDNKAISNQKVISLFKIDEKAWDIELVLDVFEERDAELILSIPLTENDKDTWYWRHEKMGHYSVKSGYNVIQASKNQPNTVDNSRFWRKLWNLKIPNKARRIQVNAQCPVCNLCDESAIHSLVTFSFAVECHQFSSVKQVAGDYHIFTEWLQMVFEQSNNRDICIQEDGLEQWCPTSSNSVKVNVDAALFTDPNRYNYAIVVRDHLGHLVQAMSKCSLGKVVSRAIRECRHQRSP from the exons ATGGCAATGTCTAAGTTTTGGTGGAAATCTGACAGTTCAAAAGATAAAAGCATCCATTGGATGTGTTGGAGTCGATTAACTGCAGCCAAGTGCAAGGGTGGCATGGGCTTTAAAAATCTTCGAGATTTTAACACAGCATTATTAGGAAATCAAGCATGGAGGCTAATCTCATTTCCGGACAAGCTG CTAAATTGGGATCCAACCCTTAGTTATATTTGGCGTAGCGTGATGGAAGCTCAAGCTTTACTGGTTCAGGGCATTTCTTGCTGTATTGGAAATGGGCAAACAGTGGACATCACAAATTCTCCGTGGTTGCCATCAATCGAAGACCCGTTTGTTCACTCAGATAATAAGGCCATATCTAATCAGAAAGTTATTTCGTTGTTCAAGATCGATGAAAAGGCTTGGGACATAGAGTTGGTTTTGGACGTCTTTGAGGAGAGGGATGCTGAATTGATTCTTTCTATTCCTCTTACTGAAAATGACAAGGACACCTGGTATTGGCGCCACGAGAAAATGGGCCACTATTCAGTGAAAAGTGGCTATAATGTCATCCAAGCATCCAAAAATCAGCCTAATACAGTGGATAATTCGAGGTTTTGGAGGAAGTTATGGAACCTGAAGATACCGAATAAA GCCAGAAGAATTCAGGTTAATGCTCAGTGTCCAGTTTGCAACCTCTGTGACGAATCAGCTATTCATTCGCTTGTCACATTCTCATTTGCTGTAGAGTGCCATCAGTTTTCGTCTGTCAAGCAAGTTGCAGGTGACTATCATATTTTTACTGAGTGGCTCCAGATGGTGTTCGAGCAGAGTAATAACAGAGATATATGTATCCAG GAAGACGGTTTAGAGCAGTGGTGTCCCACATCGTCAAATAGTGTTAAGGTGAACGTAGATGCAGCTTTATTCACGGATCCAAATCGCTACAACTATGCTATTGTTGTTCGTGACCACTTAGGACATCTTGTCCAGGCCATGTCAAAATGCTCTCTAGGGAAAGTCGTCTCCCGAGCTATCAGAGAGTGTAGGCATCAGAGAAGCCCTTAG